The following are encoded together in the Sparus aurata chromosome 1, fSpaAur1.1, whole genome shotgun sequence genome:
- the LOC115584002 gene encoding uncharacterized protein LOC115584002: protein MSADDFQSKYASVMESMLKSAVSETTKLFETMVDELKVEIAKMKKENEELKARCNQFERTEGQGAVCLRESEPPPGRRDTSERRDTAVQCDLVPLRAMLVEQCQPLQNQRQQHGSEEVHYALQEHDYESHGEGHSQMAFILVKQESVLKQEEVESTVASRQILRDKADSPWVSPCGTENEGPIINTVCSTRETSLPQIHKETQVAMELPILVTYSGSQGAQNQSSEPEHSLAISLAAVKDDLEEESEVSQKMAEIGEQGELMTSEHLQSPVAPQQTQREGEMSVNEQSYVTLQQNTDVQSTQDQVAQPIPLNNREACDLLKNSLPEVEASSQPGLQLRRRRGRPPKKAKHAQQQMKETSLSSSVITSSNQQRADPSLEDVENSKVGSLAVSLVCSSRRCSLEKEKPSETQQLSMDMEEGTIQAPSTEASSAVETLNAPPAESPQAPPVQPSECRTSVTLQDALLLVEAMNQSRAENRSSSPQRKAEPAQTRCAPPTSEAQAHIIVVKPKQHTVSLSSVPPSSAAAQTTGQPLQQLHPHSLISSVATTGRGKALPHKIVIVPRPAFSSMPRKIAEQSPNQLPSDISTVITVQNKSKLQGSTAAGLPIEMPSSSSATQKTTCVTTSKLLPVVTKSTSTSKGLYSGTLLPHKISTAILRQVSAAASRKRQAQISTAQEDPAKSAAPVLVSKSQLISSTQELSVSQDTQTAFNGVTSISLQKRDDTSDSFKTLSNLQTKEKLPAVVRLSRLPFPITTKESVFVSRLPTSGSAGSRSILKLGTTQEKPLSVALSVFTTRISEEPNDIEEKILSSENCITLEESPTIAISMTDPLAAPGLASEKSSNLEDCEFSIYQPIGEKQSAAPVRLTSTKNAKDTSDPHSQMSKTQFLAHLAVSPVAQDTEEASSDSVEAETSHAESSISDKKRLQQTTLMAQLRSHIKTHLQAKRTDSNPEPLTETANYTVSPKKLRLGNDCLNDENTASIPLCPKNPGPVEDFTTLKTSTSTTTDPTPMTRKKPGLFKDGVKPSVSETSACPRSSKPNSKATPVSPRRSGLDRDGVVSTNEQSTSVSPMRSSSTKENATPEKPRNSLLTRRTCSTRNGVSPNTETTSLRSKRSSSSTDGVDPERTKSTSVNPSISGLSKNCSTPKMSTSESTSFCRRRCTFAKDDSCTKQIKAESSPCSPRSCSAAADGASAENTENESDSPSVRWPKLSKDGNRPRKTRESTSIKKSRLIQGDATLKKNLRVVNAKKLAKTAKAKTIDKRNSNQSKLQSGAKTSQLAESHAICKAVKRCRAKAVWTPPRLPASKTPPAGGKRSVKKEMVSPKSQCNIQVYPHSVSLLPIPIKAPPVVSPLQPLSVIGRRLLKNQCGECGRVLSSSAALESHVSLHTGRRPFSCTLCGKRFVDSKGLKRHGRVHRNGRIHVCQQCGKGFVYRFGLTKHLQMVHSRIKPFVCQICNKGCFTKLDVEAHIRIHTGEKPFHCNLCEKKFTRRVDLNVHLRWHNGEKRHWCPYCGKGFLDFNNMKRHKYIHTGEKPHACPHCPKHFTQSGHLKKHVKNVHKIQ from the exons ATGTCAGCGGACGATTTTCAGTCGAAGTACGCCTCCGTCATGGAGAGCATGCTCAAGAGTGCCGTCTCAGAGACCACGAAACTTTTCGAAACTATGGTCGACGAGCTGAAGGTAGAAAtagcaaaaatgaaaaaggagaaCGAGGAGCTCAAGGCAAGGTGCAACCAGTTTGAGAGGACGGAAGGCCAAGGGGCTGTGTGCCTCAGAGAAAGCGAGCCTCCGCCGGGGCGAAGAGACACCTCTGAGAGACGTGACACGGCGGTTCAGTGTG ACCTTGTTCCTCTTCGTGCAATGCTGGTAGAGCAATGCCAGCCATTGCAAAACCAAAGGCAACAACACGGTTCTGAGGAGGTGCATTATGCTTTGCAGGAGCACGATTATGAGAGCCATGGAGAGGGACATTCTCAGATGGCATTTATACTTGTCAAACAGGAG TCTGTCTTGAAGCAAGAGGAAGTTGAGTCCACTGTGGCGTCAAGGCAAATCTTAAGAGATAAAGCAG ATTCACCATGGGTCTCTCCTTGTGGAACTGAAAATGAAGGTCCTATTATTAACACAGTATGCTCAACTCGAGAAACATCCTTGCCTCAAATACACAAAGAGACCCAAGTGGCCATGGAACTACCTATTTTGGTGACATATAGTGGTTCACAAGGAGCCCAGAACCAGTCATCTGAACCAGAGCATTCATTAGCAATTTCACTCGCTGCAGTCAAAGATGACCTAGAAGAAGAATCTGAAGTCAGTCAGAAAATGGCAGAAATTGGTGAACAGGGAGAACTCATGACATCCGAGCATCTGCAGTCGCCAGTTGCCCCCCAACAAACTCAAAGAGAGGGTGAAATGTCAGTGAATGAGCAAAGTTATGTTACTCTGCAACAAAATACAGATGTGCAATCTACACAGGACCAGGTGGCACAACCAATACCACTTAACAACAGAGAAGCATGTGATCTATTAAAAAATAGTCTGCCAGAAGTTGAGGCTAGTTCCCAGCCTGGCTTGCAACTACGACGTAGAAGAGGACGGCCACCTAAGAAAGCAAAACACGCGCAACAGCAAATGAAGGAAACATCTCTGTCTTCATCAGTTATCACCTCATCAAACCAGCAGAGAGCAGACCCTTCCTTAGAAGATGTAGAGAACAGTAAGGTTGGCTCTTTGGCAGTTTCATTAGTGTGCTCAAGTAGAAGATGTTCCttggaaaaggaaaaaccaTCTGAGACTCAGCAACTTTCCATGGACATGGAAGAGGGCACAATTCAGGCTCCATCCACTGAAGCTTCCTCTGCAGTTGAAACACTTAATGCTCCACCAGCTGAGTCACCACAAGCACCACCAGTTCAGCCGAGTGAATGCCGCACATCTGTAACTCTTCAGGATGCACTGCTATTAGTTGAGGCCATGAACCAGTCACGAGCAGAAAATAGAAGCTCCTCTCCGCAAAGAAAAGCGGAACCAGCCCAGACCCGGTGTGCTCCTCCAACCAGTGAAGCTCAGGCCCACATTATTGTtgtcaaaccaaaacaacataCAGTCTCTCTATCTTCAGTGCCCCCATCAAGTGCTGCAGCTcaaacaactggacagccactTCAGCAGCTTCATCCCCATTCTCTGATATCATCGGTAGCAACCACTGGTCGGGGTAAAGCATTGCCTCATAAAATAGTTATTGTGCCAAGACCGGCATTCTCATCAATGCCTCGTAAAATCGCAGAACAGTCTCCAAACCAACTTCCTAGTGATATATCAACAGTTATTactgtacaaaataaaagtaaactCCAAGGTTCTACAGCTGCAGGCTTACCTATTGAAAtgccctcttcttcctctgctacTCAGAAAACAACATGTGTAACAACCAGCAAATTGCTCCCTGTTGTCACAAAGtccaccagcacctctaaaggcCTGTATTCAGGGACTCTACTACCCCACAAAATAAGCACTGCAATTCTAAGACAGgtgtcagctgcagcatcaaGGAAACGACAGGCACAGATTTCGACAGCACAGGAGGATCCAGCCAAATCAGCTGCTCCCGTTCTGGTGTCAAAATCGCAGTTAATTTCTTCGACGCAGGAGTTGAGCGTTTCTCAGGATACACAGACCGCTTTCAACGGTGTGACCTCAATCTCATTGCAAAAGAGAGATGATACATCTGACAGTTTCAAAACTTTGTCAAACCTGCAAACTAAGGAAAAACTCCCTGCTGTGGTCAGATTATCAAGGCTCCCATTTCCAATTACAACCAAAGAGTCTGTCTTTGTTTCAAGACTGCCTACAAGTGGATCAGCTGGCTCTCGGTCCATTTTGAAACTGGGTACCACACAAGAGAAACCTTTATCTGTTGCTCTGTCTGTATTTACCACTCGGATATCAGAAGAGCCAAATGATATTGAAGAAAAGATATTATCCTCTGAAAACTGCATTACTTTGGAGGAGTCACCTACCATAGCCATCAGTATGACTGACCCTTTAGCTGCACCTGGATTAGCGAGTGAAAAGTCTTCTAATTTGGAAGATTGTGAGTTTTCTATTTACCAACCAATAGGAGAGAAACAATCCGCTGCCCCTGTGCGTCTGACCTCCACGAAAAACGCCAAGGATACATCTGACCCCCATTCACAAATGAGTAAGACCCAGTTCCTGGCCCATCTGGCAGTATCACCTGTTGCACAAGACACCGAAGAG GCCTCCTCTGACTCTGTAGAAGCAGAAACTTCCCATGCAGAGAGCAGCATCAGTGACAAGAAAAGGTTACAGCAAACTACCCTCATGGCCCAGCTCCGAAGTCACATCAAAACCCATTTGCAAGCAAAAAGAACTGATTCAAATCCAGAACCACTCACAGAAACGGCGAACTACACTGTAAGCCCCAAGAAACTCAGATTGGGGAATGATTGTCTAAATGATGAAAACACAGCTAGTATTCCCCTCTGCCCAAAAAACCCAGGACCAGTTGAAGATTTTACAACTCTAAAAACTAGTACTTCTACAACTACTGACCCTACTCCCATGACTCGTAAGAAACCTGGACTATTTAAAGATGGTGTTAAACCATCTGTTAGTGAAACGTCTGCCTGTCCTAGGAGCTCTAAGCCCAACAGTAAAGCAACTCCTGTGAGTCCACGGAGGTCTGGTTTAGACAGAGATGGTGTAGTTTCCACAAATGAACAATCCACCTCTGTTAGTCCTATGAGGTCCAGCTCAACTAAAGAAAATGCTACTCCTGAAAAGCCCAGAAACAGTTTGCTCACAAGGAGGACTTGTTCAACCAGAAATGGTGTTAGCCCTAATACTGAAACCACCTCTCTAAGATCTAAGAGGTCTAGTTCTAGTACAGATGGTGTTGATCCTGAAAGAACAAAATCTACATCAGTCAATCCAAGTATATCTGGTTTAAGTAAAAATTGCTCTACCCCTAAAATGTCTACCAGCGAGTCAACTTCTTTCTGCCGTAGAAGGTGCACCTTCGCTAAAGATGATTCTTGCACCAAACAGATTAAAGCAGAATCTAGTCCCTGTAGTCCAAGGAGTTGTAGTGCAGCTGCAGATGGCGCTAGTGCGGAAAATACAGAGAATGAATCTGATTCCCCAAGTGTTAGGTGGCCTAAATTATCTAAAGACGGTAACAGACCGAGAAAGACTAGGGAATCGACGTCTATTAAGAAATCCAGATTAATTCAAGGTGATGCCACTCTTAAAAAGAATTTAAGAGTGGTGAATGCGAAGAAGTTGGCTAaaacagcaaaagcaaaaacCATAGATAAAAGAAATTCCAATCAGTCAAAATTGCAGAGTGGAGCTAAAACAAGCCAGTTAGCAGAGAGCCATGCCATCTGTAAGGctgtaaaaagatgtagagctAAAGCTGTATGGACTCCTCCAAGACTGCCAGCCAGTAAAACACCCCCAGCAGGAGGAAAGAGATCTGTTAAGAAAGAGATGGTATCCCCCAAATCCCAGTGTAATATACAGGTTTACCCCCACAGTGTTTCTCTCCTCCCAATACCCATCAAAGCACCCCCTGTTGTATCGCCGTTACAGCCTTTATCAGTCATAGGTAGGCGTCTGCTCAAAAACCAGTGTGGGGAGTGTGGTCGCGTCCTCAGCAGCAGTGCCGCCCTAGAAAGCCATGTCAGTCTCCACACAGGAAGGCGACCATTCTCATGCACGCTCTGTGGCAAGCGCTTTGTAGACTCCAAGGGTCTAAAAAGGCATGGCCGGGTGCACCGTAATGGTAGGATTCATGTGTGCCAGCAGTGCGGGAAGGGCTTTGTCTACCGCTTTGGCCTCACGAAACACCTGCAGATGGTGCACAGCAGGATAAAACCTTTTGTCTGTCAGATCTGCAACAAGGGATGCTTTACAAAGCTAGATGTGGAAGCCCACATACGTATCCACACGGGAGAGAAACCATTCCATTGCAACCTTTGTGAAAAGAAATTCACAAGGAGGGTAGACCTGAATGTGCATTTAAGGTGGCATAATGGGGAAAAGAGACACTGGTGTCCATACTGTGGGAAAGGATTTTTAGACTTCAATAACATGAAAAGGCACAAGTATAtccacacaggggagaaaccaCATGCCTGCCCACACTGCCCCAAACACTTCACACAGTCAGGCCACCTGAAAAAGCATGtcaaaaatgtacacaaaatcCAATGA